From a region of the Pseudokineococcus lusitanus genome:
- a CDS encoding glycosyltransferase, which translates to MSAERPAEGLRVLVVTVVHDPEDARIRHRQLVSLLDAGCAVTYAAPFAAYDRTPPPGVRPLDLPRAVGRRRLAALRAATALLRREAPHHDVVLVHDPELLLAVAGARATRAAAVVWDVHEDTAAALSMKTWLPGPARRALPAAVRAAERVAERHLHLTLAETGYADRFRRPHPVVPNSVLVPLADVPPPGADRVVYLGRVTRPRGGLELVALGRELAGEVEVEVVGPADADVRDALRAAHEAGHVRWRGFVPNDEALAGLPGALAGLSLLHDEPNYAHSRPTKLMEYMAHGLPVVTTPNRAAVELVEAAGAGVVVPFEDPAAAAAAVRALRDDEARRRSLADAGRRHALEELDWRRDGRRLAEQLRAWADAR; encoded by the coding sequence GTGAGCGCCGAGCGGCCGGCCGAGGGCCTGCGGGTCCTCGTCGTCACGGTGGTCCACGACCCCGAGGACGCCCGGATCCGGCACCGCCAGCTCGTCTCGCTGCTCGACGCGGGCTGCGCCGTCACCTACGCGGCGCCCTTCGCCGCGTACGACCGGACGCCGCCGCCCGGGGTGCGCCCGCTGGACCTGCCCCGCGCGGTCGGCCGCCGACGGCTGGCCGCCCTGCGCGCCGCGACGGCGCTCCTACGCCGGGAGGCCCCGCACCACGACGTCGTGCTCGTCCACGACCCCGAGCTGCTCCTCGCCGTCGCCGGGGCCCGCGCGACCCGGGCGGCCGCGGTCGTCTGGGACGTCCACGAGGACACCGCCGCCGCCCTCTCGATGAAGACGTGGCTGCCCGGGCCCGCCCGGCGCGCGCTGCCGGCCGCGGTGCGCGCGGCCGAGCGGGTGGCCGAGCGGCACCTGCACCTCACGCTCGCGGAGACCGGGTACGCCGACCGCTTCCGCCGGCCGCACCCCGTGGTGCCGAACAGCGTCCTCGTGCCGCTGGCGGACGTGCCGCCGCCGGGCGCCGACCGTGTGGTCTACCTCGGCCGGGTGACCCGGCCGCGCGGCGGGCTCGAGCTCGTCGCGCTGGGCCGCGAGCTGGCCGGCGAGGTGGAGGTCGAGGTCGTCGGCCCCGCCGACGCCGACGTCCGCGACGCGCTGCGCGCCGCGCACGAGGCGGGCCACGTCCGCTGGCGCGGCTTCGTGCCCAACGACGAGGCGCTCGCCGGCCTGCCCGGGGCCCTCGCCGGCCTGTCGCTGCTCCACGACGAGCCCAACTACGCGCACTCGCGGCCCACGAAGCTCATGGAGTACATGGCGCACGGGCTGCCCGTCGTCACGACGCCGAACCGCGCCGCGGTCGAGCTCGTCGAGGCCGCCGGCGCCGGCGTCGTCGTGCCCTTCGAGGACCCGGCCGCGGCTGCCGCCGCCGTCCGGGCCCTGCGCGACGACGAGGCGCGGCGCCGGTCGCTCGCGGACGCTGGGCGCCGCCACGCCCTCGAGGAGCTGGACTGGCGGCGCGACGGACGGCGCCTGGCGGAGCAGCTGCGGGCCTGGGCGGACGCCCGCTAG
- a CDS encoding ABC transporter ATP-binding protein gives MSEPQTSPAGARPTVVVDDVSVDYTVYAAGKRATSERKLLRRAPSLRQARTVHALKGVSFTAHEGESIGVIGHNGSGKSTLLRAIAGLTTPTRGTVYADGRPALLGVNAALINELSGERNVILGGLALGMTPEEIRGRYQEIVDFSGIGEAVDLPMKTYSAGMGARLRFAIAASATHRVLLVDEALAVGDAAFRRRSEERIRELRAEAGTVFLVSHSMGTVKETCTRGIWIDHGELRADGPVLDVVKAYEASVK, from the coding sequence GTGAGTGAGCCGCAGACCTCCCCCGCCGGCGCGCGGCCCACCGTCGTCGTCGACGACGTCTCCGTCGACTACACGGTCTACGCCGCCGGCAAGCGGGCGACGTCGGAGCGCAAGCTGCTGCGCCGGGCGCCGTCGCTGCGCCAGGCGCGCACCGTCCACGCCCTCAAGGGCGTCTCCTTCACCGCCCACGAGGGCGAGAGCATCGGCGTCATCGGCCACAACGGGTCCGGCAAGAGCACGCTGCTGCGCGCCATCGCGGGCCTCACGACGCCGACCCGCGGCACCGTCTACGCGGACGGGCGTCCCGCGCTCCTCGGCGTCAACGCCGCCCTCATCAACGAGCTGTCGGGCGAGCGCAACGTCATCCTCGGCGGCCTCGCCCTGGGGATGACGCCCGAGGAGATCCGTGGGCGGTACCAGGAGATCGTCGACTTCTCCGGCATCGGCGAGGCCGTCGACCTCCCCATGAAGACGTACTCGGCCGGCATGGGCGCGCGGCTGCGCTTCGCCATCGCCGCCTCCGCCACCCACCGCGTGCTGCTCGTCGACGAGGCGCTGGCGGTCGGCGACGCGGCCTTCCGCCGCCGGAGCGAGGAGCGCATCCGCGAGCTCCGCGCCGAGGCCGGCACCGTCTTCCTCGTCAGCCACTCCATGGGCACCGTCAAGGAGACGTGCACGCGGGGCATCTGGATCGACCACGGCGAGCTGCGCGCGGACGGGCCCGTGCTCGACGTCGTCAAGGCCTACGAGGCGTCCGTCAAGTGA
- a CDS encoding ABC transporter permease translates to MSAAEASPSPAARLAREAGLERLGRRPAAGEYVRELWQRRHFLLELSRSRFRGQNEENRLGLGWVLVRPLLNAVVYGVVFGLLLASSTRPDNFVPFLVIGIFVFQYFAGCLNDGSKAITSNLGLVRTMHFPRAVLPISVVLQQVYALAPMMGMAAVVALVFGEPLTWRWLLVVPALVLMTMFCQGVAFVAARVTLHVRDVAQLLPFVTRLLFYISGLFYSIERVGLPPAAEAVAMVNPVQVYITLVRTGLLTEVQVGWDVWALGIGWAVVTLVGGAVFFWRAEEAYGRE, encoded by the coding sequence GTGAGCGCCGCGGAGGCGTCCCCGAGCCCGGCCGCGCGGCTGGCGCGCGAGGCGGGGCTCGAGCGGCTCGGGCGGCGCCCGGCCGCCGGGGAGTACGTGCGCGAGCTGTGGCAGCGCCGGCACTTCCTCCTCGAGCTGTCCCGCTCGCGGTTCCGCGGCCAGAACGAGGAGAACCGCCTCGGCCTCGGCTGGGTCCTCGTGCGGCCCCTGCTCAACGCCGTGGTCTACGGCGTCGTCTTCGGCCTCCTGCTCGCCAGCAGCACCCGGCCCGACAACTTCGTGCCGTTCCTCGTCATCGGCATCTTCGTCTTCCAGTACTTCGCCGGGTGCCTCAACGACGGCTCGAAGGCCATCACGAGCAACCTCGGCCTCGTCCGGACGATGCACTTCCCGCGCGCCGTGCTGCCGATCTCCGTCGTGCTGCAGCAGGTCTACGCGCTCGCGCCGATGATGGGGATGGCCGCCGTCGTGGCCCTCGTCTTCGGCGAGCCGCTGACGTGGCGCTGGCTCCTCGTCGTGCCCGCGCTCGTCCTCATGACGATGTTCTGCCAGGGCGTCGCCTTCGTCGCGGCCCGCGTCACGCTGCACGTGCGGGACGTCGCGCAGCTGCTCCCCTTCGTCACGCGCCTGCTCTTCTACATCAGCGGGCTCTTCTACTCGATCGAGCGCGTGGGCCTCCCGCCGGCAGCCGAGGCCGTCGCCATGGTCAACCCCGTGCAGGTCTACATCACGCTCGTCCGCACCGGGCTCCTCACCGAGGTCCAGGTCGGCTGGGACGTGTGGGCGCTCGGGATCGGCTGGGCCGTCGTCACGCTCGTCGGCGGCGCCGTCTTCTTCTGGCGGGCCGAGGAGGCCTACGGCCGTGAGTGA
- a CDS encoding nucleotide sugar dehydrogenase, with protein MTFDLAVIGLGYVGLPLVREAARSGLRVLGLDVDEAVVGGLAAGRSHVDDVSDADVAAALAAGLETTTDAARLGEADAVVICVPTPLSDEGGPDLRAVRGAVDAVAAALRPGQLVVLESTVSPGTTEEVVRPALEARGLVVGQDVHLAFSPERIDPGNALHGFRNTPKVVGGATPACSRRAEALYARLVDEVVPARSTREAEMAKLLENTYRHVNIALVNETAKFCHDLGIDIWDVVRCASTKPFGFQAFRPGPGVGGHCIPIDPTYLSHTVRARLGYPFRSVELAQEINQSMPAYVARRVQDLLNDRSLAVRGARVLLVGTTYKAGVSDQRESPAFGVARALRELGAELEQHDALAPRFVVDGTEVPRREALGGHGRPADVAVLLQAHRDLDVRALRDSAPVVLDTRGLLEPAEGVVRL; from the coding sequence GTGACCTTCGACCTGGCCGTCATCGGCCTCGGCTACGTGGGGCTCCCCCTCGTGCGCGAGGCCGCCCGCAGCGGCCTGCGGGTGCTGGGGCTCGACGTCGACGAGGCGGTCGTCGGCGGCCTCGCCGCCGGGCGCTCCCACGTCGACGACGTCTCGGACGCCGACGTCGCCGCGGCGCTGGCCGCGGGGCTCGAGACCACGACGGACGCGGCCCGCCTCGGCGAGGCGGACGCCGTCGTCATCTGCGTCCCCACGCCGCTGTCGGACGAGGGCGGCCCGGACCTGCGGGCGGTGCGCGGCGCCGTCGACGCGGTCGCGGCGGCCCTGCGCCCCGGCCAGCTCGTCGTCCTCGAGTCCACGGTGTCCCCGGGCACGACCGAGGAGGTCGTCCGGCCCGCGCTCGAGGCGCGCGGCCTCGTCGTCGGGCAGGACGTGCACCTGGCCTTCTCCCCCGAGCGGATCGACCCGGGCAACGCCCTCCACGGCTTCCGCAACACCCCCAAGGTCGTCGGCGGCGCCACCCCCGCGTGCTCCCGCCGCGCCGAGGCGCTGTACGCCCGGCTCGTCGACGAGGTGGTCCCGGCCCGCTCGACCCGCGAGGCCGAGATGGCGAAGCTGCTCGAGAACACCTACCGGCACGTCAACATCGCCCTCGTCAACGAGACGGCGAAGTTCTGCCACGACCTCGGCATCGACATCTGGGACGTCGTCCGGTGCGCGTCGACCAAGCCCTTCGGCTTCCAGGCCTTCCGGCCCGGGCCCGGCGTCGGCGGGCACTGCATCCCCATCGACCCGACGTACCTCAGCCACACGGTGCGGGCGCGCCTCGGCTACCCCTTCCGCTCCGTCGAGCTCGCCCAGGAGATCAACCAGTCGATGCCCGCCTACGTCGCCCGCCGGGTGCAGGACCTCCTCAACGACCGCTCGCTCGCCGTGCGCGGCGCCCGCGTCCTCCTCGTCGGGACGACCTACAAGGCGGGCGTCAGCGACCAGCGGGAGTCGCCGGCCTTCGGCGTGGCCCGCGCGCTGCGCGAGCTCGGCGCGGAGCTCGAGCAGCACGACGCCCTGGCGCCCCGCTTCGTCGTCGACGGCACGGAGGTCCCCCGGCGGGAGGCCCTCGGCGGCCACGGGCGGCCCGCCGACGTCGCCGTCCTGCTCCAGGCCCACCGCGACCTCGACGTCCGGGCCCTGCGGGACAGCGCTCCGGTCGTCCTCGACACCCGCGGGCTCCTCGAGCCGGCGGAGGGCGTGGTCCGGCTGTGA
- a CDS encoding glycosyltransferase, whose product MLTPARVRSALRRRARGSRLLLAAGRAASVPVVLRSPLFDRGWYEAQVGRRLPGRTAAVVHYVRHGSRAGLSPCRLFEAEWYQPARWRSAPLDPFAHLLLRGRPDAQPHPLLDPLGAGGGARPVPEVLAAWLAAAAPTTPLPLPPAEGRPGGPSPATAPALGLRLPAGAAPVTWGALRAAQDDAVRRHLAQDRLRHDPRLTPAADRDPHQDALVAATWADAPLPAHDGPLVTVVMPVRDREAVVGRAVRSVLAQTLPSWELLVVDDGSRDGTRAAVLAAAGGDPRVRVLDGPARGVAAARNAALPHGRGWCTAFLDSDNAWEPAFLRTAVATMHARHAPVAHAAARVVRAGGDLVRDLDAQAEHLAVRNHVDLNVLVVRSDLLAEVGGFDETLRRTVDYDLVWRLARRASLLHVPLVGVVYDDDRTGDRLSTTERRSWKEVVRRRHLVDWDALATTPTAVGTTSVLLVARRGWAEAWRAVTAALGDATADGRARDADRAVVVDAGGRPSVARLLGALALVDPRVTVLRTPDDVGVPLGLDLALAAATGDVAVLLAEDAEPVPGALAALRAALDDGAPAAGALLLDHRDLVVAAGTGGAPGAPEPLLADLPADDARRLGPVVAVPALRGEALAARTADLVAERCADPLLAGGGWDVDLSARLAARRGASPVLVTGAVVRTGAAVGTTRRAAPATRATRTDPAEVAADAAENGRRHGAAATAWAATTADLRRRADPRHRPAAVVTAEAPPRLRWAVRTAALAGPRGDTWGDRHFGRAVADALAALGQEVVVDTRHSLGRSTSDLDDVVLAVRGKVPLAPADGAVRLAWVISHPDLVGAEELAAYDRVWAASAAWAADPARGRDVGVLLQATDPRLFHPAAGEGDAVEHHDVLFVGSSRSVYRPVVRVLVEAGRDVAVYGGGWERFLPPGVLRGSGIDNAALSAAYRGAGLVLNDHWEDMRRSGFASNRLFDAAASGARVVSDHVEGLGDVVGPLVRTYADERELLALVDEGPAGFPPDAERARLGRRVGELHSFDARARVLLEGALAVRAGRPGRAAR is encoded by the coding sequence GTGCTGACCCCGGCGCGCGTCCGCTCGGCGCTGCGGCGCCGGGCCCGGGGGAGCCGCCTGCTGCTCGCGGCGGGCCGTGCGGCGTCCGTGCCCGTGGTCCTGCGCTCGCCGCTCTTCGACCGCGGCTGGTACGAGGCGCAGGTGGGGCGGCGGCTGCCCGGGCGGACCGCGGCCGTCGTCCACTACGTGCGGCACGGCTCGCGCGCCGGCCTCAGCCCCTGCCGCCTCTTCGAGGCGGAGTGGTACCAGCCGGCGCGTTGGCGCAGCGCGCCCCTCGACCCCTTCGCCCACCTGCTCCTGCGGGGGCGGCCCGACGCGCAGCCCCACCCCCTGCTCGACCCGCTCGGCGCGGGCGGCGGCGCCCGCCCCGTGCCGGAGGTCCTGGCGGCCTGGCTCGCGGCGGCCGCGCCCACGACGCCGCTGCCGCTGCCCCCCGCGGAGGGCCGGCCGGGAGGGCCCTCGCCCGCGACGGCGCCCGCGCTCGGGCTCCGGCTGCCCGCGGGCGCGGCCCCCGTCACGTGGGGCGCGCTGCGGGCGGCGCAGGACGACGCCGTCCGGCGCCACCTCGCCCAGGACCGGCTGCGCCACGACCCGCGGCTGACGCCCGCCGCCGACCGCGACCCGCACCAGGACGCGCTCGTCGCCGCCACGTGGGCCGACGCGCCGCTGCCCGCCCACGACGGCCCGCTCGTCACCGTCGTCATGCCCGTCCGCGACCGCGAGGCCGTCGTCGGCCGCGCCGTGCGGTCGGTCCTCGCCCAGACCCTCCCGTCGTGGGAGCTGCTCGTCGTCGACGACGGCTCGCGGGACGGCACGCGTGCCGCCGTCCTCGCGGCCGCGGGGGGCGACCCCCGGGTGCGCGTCCTCGACGGCCCGGCGCGGGGCGTGGCCGCCGCCCGCAACGCCGCCCTGCCGCACGGGCGCGGCTGGTGCACGGCCTTCCTCGACTCCGACAACGCCTGGGAGCCCGCCTTCCTGCGCACGGCCGTCGCGACGATGCACGCCCGGCACGCCCCGGTGGCCCACGCCGCGGCGCGCGTGGTGCGGGCGGGCGGCGACCTCGTGCGCGACCTGGACGCGCAGGCCGAGCACCTCGCCGTCCGCAACCACGTCGACCTCAACGTGCTCGTCGTCCGGTCCGACCTCCTCGCGGAGGTCGGCGGCTTCGACGAGACGCTGCGCCGCACCGTCGACTACGACCTCGTGTGGCGGCTGGCCCGCCGTGCGTCCCTGCTGCACGTGCCGCTGGTCGGCGTCGTCTACGACGACGACCGCACGGGCGACCGCCTGTCCACGACCGAGCGCCGCTCGTGGAAGGAGGTCGTCCGGCGCCGTCACCTCGTCGACTGGGACGCCCTCGCCACGACGCCGACCGCCGTCGGCACGACGAGCGTGCTCCTCGTCGCCCGCCGCGGCTGGGCCGAGGCGTGGCGCGCCGTGACGGCCGCCCTCGGCGACGCCACCGCCGACGGGCGCGCCCGGGACGCCGACCGGGCCGTCGTCGTCGACGCCGGGGGACGCCCCTCGGTGGCCCGGCTCCTGGGCGCCCTCGCCCTCGTCGACCCCCGCGTCACCGTGCTGCGGACCCCCGACGACGTGGGCGTCCCGCTGGGGCTCGACCTCGCGCTCGCGGCGGCCACCGGCGACGTCGCCGTCCTCCTGGCCGAGGACGCCGAGCCGGTGCCCGGCGCCCTGGCCGCCCTGCGCGCGGCCCTCGACGACGGGGCGCCGGCCGCCGGGGCCCTGCTCCTCGACCACCGCGACCTCGTCGTCGCCGCGGGGACGGGGGGAGCCCCGGGGGCGCCCGAGCCCCTGCTGGCCGACCTGCCGGCCGACGACGCCCGCCGCCTCGGCCCCGTCGTCGCCGTGCCCGCGCTCCGCGGGGAGGCGCTCGCCGCGCGCACCGCCGACCTCGTCGCCGAGCGGTGCGCCGACCCGCTGCTGGCCGGCGGCGGCTGGGACGTCGACCTGTCGGCCCGCCTGGCCGCGCGCCGCGGGGCGTCGCCCGTCCTCGTCACCGGCGCCGTCGTGCGCACCGGTGCGGCGGTCGGGACGACGCGCCGGGCCGCCCCCGCGACCCGCGCCACGAGGACCGACCCCGCCGAGGTCGCCGCCGACGCCGCGGAGAACGGCCGGCGCCACGGGGCGGCGGCGACCGCCTGGGCCGCCACGACGGCCGACCTGCGGCGGCGCGCCGACCCGCGGCACCGCCCCGCCGCCGTCGTGACCGCCGAGGCCCCGCCGCGCCTGCGGTGGGCGGTGCGGACCGCCGCGCTGGCGGGCCCGCGGGGCGACACGTGGGGCGACCGCCACTTCGGCCGGGCCGTCGCGGACGCGCTCGCCGCCCTCGGCCAGGAGGTCGTCGTCGACACGCGGCACTCGCTGGGCCGCAGCACCTCCGACCTCGACGACGTCGTCCTCGCCGTCCGGGGCAAGGTCCCGCTGGCGCCCGCCGACGGCGCGGTGCGCCTCGCGTGGGTCATCAGCCACCCCGACCTCGTCGGCGCGGAGGAGCTGGCCGCCTACGACCGGGTCTGGGCGGCCTCGGCGGCATGGGCGGCCGACCCCGCCCGCGGCCGGGACGTCGGGGTGCTCCTCCAGGCCACCGACCCGCGGCTGTTCCACCCGGCGGCGGGGGAGGGCGACGCGGTCGAGCACCACGACGTCCTCTTCGTCGGCAGCTCCCGGTCGGTGTACCGCCCCGTCGTCCGCGTCCTCGTCGAGGCGGGCCGCGACGTCGCCGTCTACGGCGGGGGCTGGGAGCGCTTCCTGCCGCCGGGCGTGCTGCGCGGCAGCGGGATCGACAACGCGGCCCTGTCCGCGGCCTACCGCGGCGCGGGCCTCGTGCTCAACGACCACTGGGAGGACATGCGCCGCTCCGGCTTCGCGTCCAACCGCCTCTTCGACGCCGCGGCGTCGGGCGCCCGGGTGGTCAGCGACCACGTGGAGGGGCTCGGCGACGTCGTCGGCCCGCTCGTGCGGACCTACGCCGACGAGCGCGAGCTGCTGGCGCTCGTCGACGAGGGCCCGGCGGGGTTCCCGCCCGACGCCGAGCGCGCCCGCCTGGGGCGCCGTGTCGGCGAGCTGCACTCCTTCGACGCCCGCGCGCGGGTGCTGCTCGAGGGGGCGCTCGCCGTGCGCGCCGGCCGCCCGGGGCGCGCCGCGCGCTGA
- a CDS encoding class I SAM-dependent methyltransferase has translation MSRSTSAPRAVARAVARATGAGGEWRRLRAEVVEARGEARAARREALHARRQLEELLVEVRGLRDDAARREEASRAQLGAAVAAVRGDAGAHHEDLLARLGAVDARVGTRLATHQVAPALWRGVRAGEVGTWSLLALRDLLPGATRLPPPGGAAGWAATPETVLLLVREVLARREHPVVVELGSGTSTAWVAAALRERGGGRVVSVEHDEHYADGTRRALRAAGLDDLSEVLVGALAPLPDGTGPAGHTTAWYPEDVVRRLPPLVDLLFVDGPPGGTGPAARRPALPALAGLLAPGAAVVLDDTDRPEEREVVARWLEDVPGLRVEATTDRATLLRVPDDHGGPRPDAPGPAAGG, from the coding sequence ATGTCGCGCAGCACGTCAGCGCCCCGCGCCGTCGCCAGAGCCGTCGCCCGCGCCACCGGCGCGGGTGGCGAGTGGCGCCGCCTGCGGGCCGAGGTGGTCGAGGCGCGCGGCGAGGCCCGCGCCGCCCGCCGCGAGGCCCTGCACGCCCGGCGGCAGCTCGAGGAGCTGCTGGTGGAGGTGCGGGGGCTCCGGGACGACGCCGCCCGCCGCGAGGAGGCGTCGCGGGCGCAGCTCGGCGCCGCCGTCGCCGCGGTGCGCGGGGACGCCGGCGCGCACCACGAGGACCTCCTGGCCCGCCTGGGCGCCGTCGACGCCCGCGTGGGCACGCGGCTGGCCACCCACCAGGTCGCCCCCGCGCTGTGGCGGGGCGTGCGGGCGGGCGAGGTGGGCACGTGGTCGCTCCTCGCCCTGCGCGACCTCCTGCCGGGCGCCACCCGGCTGCCCCCGCCGGGCGGGGCCGCCGGGTGGGCGGCGACCCCCGAGACCGTGCTGCTCCTCGTCCGCGAGGTGCTGGCGCGCCGGGAGCACCCCGTCGTCGTGGAGCTCGGCAGCGGCACCTCCACCGCATGGGTCGCCGCCGCGCTCCGCGAGCGCGGCGGAGGTCGCGTGGTGTCGGTCGAGCACGACGAGCACTACGCCGACGGCACGCGCCGGGCGCTGCGGGCGGCGGGCCTCGACGACCTCTCCGAGGTGCTCGTCGGCGCGCTGGCGCCCCTGCCCGACGGCACGGGGCCGGCCGGCCACACCACGGCCTGGTACCCGGAGGACGTCGTCCGGCGGCTGCCGCCGCTCGTCGACCTGCTCTTCGTCGACGGCCCTCCCGGCGGGACGGGCCCCGCGGCGCGCCGTCCCGCGCTGCCGGCCCTCGCAGGGCTGCTCGCCCCCGGCGCCGCCGTCGTCCTCGACGACACCGACCGGCCGGAGGAGCGGGAGGTCGTCGCGCGGTGGCTGGAGGACGTCCCCGGCCTCCGGGTGGAGGCCACGACCGACCGCGCCACGCTGCTGCGCGTCCCCGACGACCACGGCGGCCCGCGGCCGGACGCGCCGGGACCGGCCGCCGGGGGCTGA